The Carnobacterium divergens genome includes a window with the following:
- a CDS encoding helix-turn-helix domain-containing protein, with the protein MSIFLSKADTRKLLLLHIIEESFQQQITISELKKRMEVSEFIVISAYEELKEDIKNYRLSDQIAIQKFNKILKIKRTMNFSSKSLRSIYIQRSLNFQIIEDIFEEKFSNPSDYAERFYISRTKVYTQITGIKKQLKKYELTLSSQFKILGDERGIRMYFYNLYQSCYGGQKIPFPKKIRGQIDLFLKEIQKRSAIQLSQTSKEKLRFFIGISLQRIQRKKGIKNRMTLTTIIDFKEMNQVVLEAAENAFNQKIETKEIEVLTYFILNLDEFNQFLALEDGKPDDLTDYFLTEFEAHFENRVDQHLKEKITTYLRRIHYMILNFNYLQNELDQPIQARFVEENYPEVLVFCSSLIRNTPKTKKYQLIKANNIFLFNHYIFLLIDLLPPSFFATPIKVCVDFSLGENYNKFITRNIQSFDFINIEVTNRLTSDTDILLCDYTINDSRNEEMQVIVWNAPPTTSDWANFGDCISTLRSEKKQEGKFEAYEVS; encoded by the coding sequence ATGTCGATATTTTTATCAAAAGCAGATACCCGAAAACTACTCTTACTTCATATTATTGAAGAAAGTTTTCAACAACAAATTACAATTTCGGAACTAAAAAAAAGAATGGAAGTTTCTGAATTTATTGTAATTAGCGCATATGAAGAGTTAAAAGAAGACATTAAGAATTATCGTTTAAGCGATCAAATTGCCATTCAAAAATTCAATAAAATTCTTAAGATAAAAAGAACAATGAATTTTTCAAGTAAATCACTTAGAAGTATTTACATTCAACGTTCCTTGAATTTTCAAATTATTGAAGATATTTTTGAAGAAAAATTTAGCAATCCAAGCGATTACGCAGAGCGCTTTTACATTAGTCGAACAAAAGTATATACACAAATTACAGGGATAAAAAAACAGTTAAAAAAATATGAGCTAACACTCTCTAGTCAGTTTAAAATTTTAGGAGATGAACGAGGGATACGCATGTATTTTTATAATTTGTACCAATCTTGCTATGGGGGGCAAAAAATTCCTTTTCCTAAAAAAATAAGAGGTCAAATTGATTTATTTCTTAAAGAAATTCAAAAGAGAAGTGCTATTCAATTGTCTCAAACGAGTAAAGAGAAACTACGCTTCTTTATTGGAATTAGTTTACAACGAATACAACGTAAAAAAGGGATTAAGAATCGAATGACGTTGACGACGATTATAGATTTTAAAGAAATGAATCAAGTCGTTTTAGAAGCAGCAGAAAATGCGTTTAACCAGAAAATAGAAACAAAAGAAATTGAAGTGTTGACTTATTTTATTTTAAATTTAGATGAATTCAACCAGTTTTTAGCATTAGAAGATGGAAAGCCAGATGACTTGACGGATTATTTTTTAACAGAATTTGAAGCACATTTTGAAAACCGAGTGGATCAACACTTAAAAGAAAAAATCACCACTTATTTAAGAAGAATCCATTATATGATTTTAAATTTTAATTATTTGCAAAATGAATTAGATCAACCGATTCAAGCGCGATTTGTTGAAGAAAATTATCCAGAAGTGCTTGTATTTTGTTCTTCTTTAATTCGGAATACACCGAAGACCAAAAAATATCAACTAATTAAAGCAAATAATATTTTCTTGTTTAACCATTATATTTTCTTATTGATTGATCTTTTACCCCCTTCTTTTTTTGCTACCCCGATTAAGGTTTGTGTCGATTTTTCATTGGGTGAGAATTACAATAAATTTATTACAAGGAACATTCAATCTTTTGACTTTATCAATATTGAAGTGACTAATCGTTTGACGTCGGATACCGATATTTTATTATGTGACTACACAATCAATGACTCTAGAAATGAAGAAATGCAAGTGATTGTTTGGAACGCACCACCTACTACTAGTGATTGGGCGAATTTTGGAGATTGTATTTCAACTCTAAGAAGTGAAAAGAAACAAGAAGGGAAGTTTGAAGCATATGAAGTATCCTAA
- a CDS encoding ROK family protein, with protein MALLVVDIGGSAVKYAVWDQNELKEKDEFPTPLTRGSFFDLLNEAKDKLADTYSFDGVAISTPGDVDEEAGLIRGTSAVPFLHLIPIKESLSEALGLPVSMENDANCAAIAEMKEGIGKGYTHPLFVIIGTGVGIAIVENGEVLRKQELKLDELDKTIAQQLAALKTPKASPVSLGKRVALKKFQMPSSIEGKEVFDLAKEGDEVAVNELQAMYDSLAQIMVTLNSAFEPEFIGIGGGVSNNDEFVPGIEKAMEKLVSEDTELLGWFQKLFKKESSQVRAAIPTLKVCEFKNDANLLGAVIHYKEMNQV; from the coding sequence ATGGCTCTTTTAGTAGTAGATATTGGCGGTTCAGCCGTAAAATACGCCGTTTGGGATCAAAATGAATTAAAAGAAAAAGATGAATTTCCCACACCGTTAACGCGAGGTAGTTTTTTTGATTTATTAAATGAAGCAAAAGATAAGCTAGCCGATACCTATTCTTTTGATGGTGTGGCTATCAGCACACCAGGTGATGTAGATGAAGAGGCTGGATTGATACGTGGAACGAGTGCAGTTCCTTTTCTACATCTAATTCCAATAAAAGAGTCACTTTCAGAGGCACTCGGTTTACCTGTGAGTATGGAAAATGACGCCAATTGTGCGGCAATTGCTGAAATGAAAGAAGGAATTGGCAAAGGCTATACACATCCACTTTTTGTTATTATTGGAACTGGCGTAGGAATTGCAATTGTTGAAAATGGCGAAGTTCTTCGTAAGCAAGAGCTTAAATTAGATGAGCTAGATAAAACCATCGCCCAACAGCTAGCAGCTCTTAAAACACCAAAAGCATCACCAGTTAGCTTAGGAAAAAGGGTCGCATTAAAGAAATTCCAAATGCCTTCTTCAATTGAAGGAAAGGAAGTTTTTGATTTAGCCAAAGAAGGCGATGAGGTAGCTGTCAATGAACTTCAAGCAATGTATGATAGTTTGGCTCAAATTATGGTGACTTTAAATAGTGCCTTTGAACCGGAATTTATTGGAATCGGTGGCGGAGTCAGTAACAATGATGAATTTGTGCCAGGAATTGAAAAAGCGATGGAAAAATTGGTTTCAGAAGACACGGAATTACTAGGATGGTTTCAAAAACTATTCAAAAAAGAGTCTTCGCAAGTAAGGGCAGCTATTCCAACTCTTAAAGTATGTGAATTTAAGAATGATGCGAACTTACTAGGAGCTGTGATTCACTATAAAGAAATGAATCAAGTCTAG
- a CDS encoding acyl-[acyl-carrier-protein] thioesterase translates to MSGLIYQKEHRVKYYECDATKQISIPMLLNIMLYVSGEQSYKLGVGDAVLLEKGLSWIILQNDIHIQRLPEAGETITITTQALSYNKLFTYREFKAFDETGELCVQVHCTFALMDFAARKMARIAEDVVAPYQVEASKKLIRTPKPEKVDLEKAATIDYRVRYLDIDANQHVNNSKYLDWFLDSLGLDFIKTHRIKSLNVKYEKEVAYGNMVQSKVSLSTQEDGSIISAHQIVNHDVLSCEASMVWEPLNE, encoded by the coding sequence ATGAGTGGACTAATTTATCAAAAAGAGCATCGAGTGAAATACTATGAGTGTGATGCAACCAAACAAATCAGCATTCCAATGTTGTTAAATATTATGCTCTATGTTTCAGGTGAGCAGAGTTACAAATTAGGCGTAGGAGATGCGGTTCTCTTAGAAAAGGGATTATCATGGATTATTTTACAAAATGATATTCACATTCAGCGACTGCCTGAAGCAGGGGAAACCATCACGATTACAACACAAGCATTAAGTTACAACAAATTGTTTACCTATCGGGAATTCAAAGCATTTGATGAGACGGGTGAGCTATGTGTTCAAGTTCATTGTACGTTTGCTTTAATGGATTTTGCTGCTAGAAAAATGGCACGAATTGCAGAAGATGTTGTGGCACCTTATCAAGTAGAAGCATCTAAAAAATTAATCCGAACGCCAAAACCTGAAAAAGTTGATTTAGAAAAAGCTGCAACAATTGATTATCGTGTGCGTTATTTAGATATTGATGCCAATCAACATGTAAATAATTCCAAGTATTTAGATTGGTTTTTAGATTCATTAGGGTTGGATTTTATCAAAACGCATCGTATCAAATCATTAAATGTCAAATATGAAAAAGAAGTAGCCTATGGTAATATGGTGCAAAGCAAGGTTAGCCTTAGCACCCAAGAAGATGGCAGCATTATATCCGCACATCAAATCGTAAACCATGACGTTCTTTCATGCGAAGCAAGTATGGTATGGGAACCTCTAAACGAATAA
- a CDS encoding ATP-binding cassette domain-containing protein, with protein sequence MNKNVIELRNMGKRIKNKTIFEGINFSIPSQTITTIFGESGSGKSTLLNIMGLIDNYNEGDYLLFGEKSPAINSRKALLDKRFRLSYLFQNFGLLENQTIDYNLNIGLQYTKLTKKESMDKKKEAMEKVHLNTKLSTKIYQLSGGEKQRVALARTIIKPSQLIFADEPTGSLDSVNRDLIFELLTEQKKEGKTIILVSHDKDILKKSDIQIFLK encoded by the coding sequence ATGAATAAGAATGTAATTGAACTTAGAAATATGGGGAAACGCATCAAAAATAAAACCATTTTTGAAGGTATTAACTTTTCTATCCCCTCACAAACAATCACGACGATTTTTGGAGAAAGTGGTTCTGGTAAATCAACACTGTTGAATATAATGGGATTGATAGACAATTATAATGAAGGAGACTATCTTTTGTTTGGAGAAAAATCACCTGCAATAAATTCAAGAAAAGCTTTACTTGATAAGCGTTTTAGACTATCTTATCTATTTCAGAACTTTGGTTTATTGGAAAATCAAACAATTGATTACAATTTGAATATTGGATTACAGTATACTAAACTAACGAAAAAAGAATCAATGGATAAAAAGAAAGAGGCTATGGAGAAAGTACATCTAAATACGAAGTTGTCCACCAAAATATATCAATTATCTGGGGGTGAAAAACAACGTGTAGCTCTAGCGCGAACGATTATAAAGCCCAGTCAATTAATCTTTGCTGATGAGCCTACGGGATCTTTAGATTCAGTAAATAGAGATTTAATTTTTGAATTATTGACAGAACAAAAGAAAGAGGGCAAAACAATTATTTTGGTTTCTCATGATAAAGATATTTTAAAAAAAAGTGATATTCAAATTTTTTTAAAATAA